A genomic segment from Saprospiraceae bacterium encodes:
- a CDS encoding ABC transporter permease: MMRKEKKSKLLVPPKRAEKLLLFFLKHDLAEEVLGDLEEKFYATLDKKSPQVARLNYWYQTFNYFRPFALKNISPINSNYYDMHRHYFKIGFRNLLRNKSYALINIGGLAVGMAVAMLIGLWIHDELSFNKYNGSYGRIAQVMQHQSSNGAVYTQAAIPFPLGPELSSKYGSDFKYVVMTSWLSDHILSFDDKTLVVKGNYMDVDAPRLLALKMLKGNWDGLKEPGSILLSLSTAKAFFGEDDPLGKPLKIDNEPSVIVTGVYEDLPFNSQFAELLFIAPWELYVSTYEWVRQERENPHWENNSYCLLAQIADQADMQQVSDKIKKIKYDNLSEADKADEPEIFLHPMEDWHLRSNWENGVKKGGFIQYIWLFGIIGVFVLILACINFMNLSTAQSERRAKEVGIRKSLGSVRSQLINQFLSESFLVVLLAFVLAGLLVFMVIPSFNQLADKRIIFPFTHLSFWLTSLGFILLTGFLAGSYPAFYLSSFRPVKVLKGTFKAGHSAALFRKFLVVMQFTVSVTLIIGTMMVAKQVQYAKDRPIGYDRNSIIMIGINSPDYEGKYDLLRDELKKRQAIEEMAQSSSPLTEVWNGNGGFSWEGMDPDFRSGFVTIWVSHDFGKTIGWDVIEGRDFSKEFATDSTAYIINEAAVEYMGLEDPVGKTIKWGSSEHKIIGVVKDILMESPFSEVQQAIYIIDSGVNTNFIELKLNPDKSTSESLALVEEVFTELLPAVPFEFKFADQEHARKFASEERIGKLSGIFAILAIFISCLGLFGLATFMAAQRTKEIGIRKVLGASILTLWQLLSKDFMLLVLLSCFIAIPISYYGLVSWLENYAYRTDIPWWVFVVAGFGALILTLITVSFQTIKASLVNPVKSLRSE; the protein is encoded by the coding sequence ATGATGCGAAAAGAAAAAAAATCCAAACTCTTGGTTCCACCTAAACGAGCGGAAAAGCTTCTCCTGTTTTTCCTTAAGCATGACCTTGCTGAAGAGGTGTTAGGAGACCTGGAAGAGAAATTTTATGCAACCCTTGATAAAAAGTCTCCCCAAGTGGCACGGCTAAATTACTGGTACCAGACCTTTAACTATTTTCGGCCATTTGCCCTAAAAAACATATCACCAATCAACTCAAATTATTATGATATGCATAGACATTATTTCAAAATAGGTTTTCGCAATCTTTTGAGAAACAAAAGTTACGCGCTGATCAATATTGGCGGACTGGCGGTAGGTATGGCTGTGGCCATGCTCATTGGATTATGGATTCACGATGAATTGTCTTTTAATAAATACAATGGCAGTTACGGCCGCATCGCACAGGTCATGCAGCATCAATCTTCCAATGGAGCGGTATACACCCAGGCCGCTATTCCCTTTCCCTTAGGTCCTGAGTTGAGTAGCAAATATGGTAGTGATTTTAAGTATGTTGTCATGACTTCTTGGTTAAGCGATCATATTTTATCTTTTGATGACAAGACCTTGGTTGTAAAAGGCAACTATATGGACGTGGATGCCCCTCGGTTGTTAGCTTTGAAAATGTTAAAGGGAAATTGGGATGGATTAAAAGAACCTGGTTCTATATTGCTTTCCTTGTCCACCGCGAAGGCTTTTTTTGGGGAGGATGATCCACTGGGAAAGCCTTTGAAAATAGACAATGAACCAAGTGTGATCGTAACTGGGGTATATGAAGATTTGCCCTTCAATTCCCAATTTGCGGAATTATTGTTCATTGCCCCTTGGGAACTATATGTGTCCACCTATGAATGGGTCAGGCAAGAACGCGAAAATCCTCACTGGGAGAATAACTCCTACTGCTTATTGGCTCAAATTGCAGATCAGGCAGATATGCAACAAGTTAGTGACAAGATTAAAAAAATAAAATACGATAATTTGAGTGAAGCAGACAAGGCAGATGAGCCGGAAATTTTCCTGCACCCAATGGAAGATTGGCATTTAAGATCCAATTGGGAAAACGGCGTTAAAAAGGGTGGTTTTATTCAATATATTTGGTTATTTGGTATAATTGGTGTTTTTGTCCTGATACTAGCCTGTATCAATTTTATGAACCTTAGTACGGCTCAATCAGAAAGAAGAGCAAAAGAAGTGGGAATCCGAAAATCCCTTGGTTCTGTCAGAAGTCAACTGATTAATCAGTTTTTGAGTGAATCTTTTTTAGTTGTTTTATTGGCCTTTGTTCTTGCCGGACTATTGGTGTTTATGGTTATCCCTTCTTTTAACCAGCTAGCAGACAAGCGAATTATTTTTCCTTTTACACATCTTTCTTTTTGGCTAACCAGTCTCGGTTTTATCCTTCTGACAGGTTTTTTAGCTGGAAGTTATCCAGCGTTTTACCTCTCCTCTTTTCGACCAGTTAAAGTATTAAAAGGCACCTTCAAAGCAGGCCATTCGGCTGCCTTGTTTAGAAAATTTTTGGTGGTCATGCAATTTACAGTTTCCGTAACGTTGATCATTGGTACGATGATGGTCGCAAAGCAAGTGCAATATGCTAAAGATCGTCCTATCGGTTATGATAGAAACAGTATCATCATGATTGGCATCAATTCGCCTGACTATGAAGGCAAATATGACTTGCTCAGAGATGAGCTTAAAAAGCGGCAGGCTATTGAAGAGATGGCCCAATCCTCTAGTCCATTGACCGAAGTTTGGAACGGAAACGGGGGCTTTAGTTGGGAAGGAATGGATCCTGATTTCAGGTCTGGTTTCGTTACTATCTGGGTATCGCATGATTTTGGAAAAACGATCGGATGGGACGTCATTGAAGGACGTGATTTTTCCAAAGAGTTTGCAACGGATTCGACCGCCTATATTATCAACGAAGCAGCTGTTGAATATATGGGTTTGGAAGACCCTGTAGGGAAAACCATCAAATGGGGGAGTAGCGAACACAAGATAATAGGGGTGGTCAAAGATATCCTGATGGAATCACCCTTTAGCGAAGTACAACAAGCTATTTACATCATAGATTCTGGGGTAAATACTAATTTTATAGAACTTAAACTAAATCCCGATAAAAGTACGTCGGAGTCGCTGGCTTTGGTAGAAGAGGTGTTTACGGAACTTCTCCCTGCGGTTCCTTTTGAATTTAAATTTGCCGATCAGGAACATGCCCGAAAATTTGCATCTGAAGAACGCATTGGTAAACTTTCTGGGATATTTGCCATCCTGGCCATTTTCATCAGTTGTCTTGGCCTATTTGGATTAGCCACTTTTATGGCTGCCCAACGCACTAAAGAAATTGGGATTCGGAAGGTACTTGGGGCATCTATTTTAACTTTGTGGCAATTGTTGTCTAAGGATTTTATGTTACTCGTACTCCTGTCCTGTTTTATCGCTATTCCTATTTCCTATTATGGACTGGTAAGTTGGCTGGAGAATTATGCGTATCGCACCGACATCCCCTGGTGGGTTTTTGTCGTGGCGGGTTTTGGCGCTTTAATCCTTACATTAATAACCGTGAGTTTCCAGACCATAAAGGCGAGTCTGGTGAATCCCGTGAAGAGTTTGCGATCTGAATGA
- a CDS encoding DMT family transporter, with the protein MSKTRDLVQIHIAVFFFGLAGLFGKLVDQPAVIIVLGRVFFGAISLLILYAYRRQSILIQRKKDYLLFCLFGIILAAHWLTFFHSIRVSSVAIGLLTYSTFPVFTAFLEPYFFKEKLYFKDFLLALITFGGVVLVIPSFEIGNQMTQGALWGIASGATFAILAILNRKYVAHYQGSLIALYQDVVASLVLLPFFFIISPHLSSLDWGLLILLGVVFTAFSHTIFINGLQTVKAKTASVIASLEPVYGILGAMILLAEIPSWQEVLGGAIILGTTFYATYRPA; encoded by the coding sequence GTGTCCAAAACCAGAGACCTCGTACAAATACACATCGCCGTTTTTTTCTTTGGCCTGGCCGGTCTTTTCGGCAAACTGGTGGATCAGCCGGCGGTCATCATTGTTTTGGGACGCGTTTTTTTTGGCGCCATTAGTTTGTTAATATTGTATGCTTATCGAAGGCAAAGCATTTTAATTCAACGAAAAAAGGATTACCTCCTATTTTGCCTATTTGGCATCATATTAGCGGCCCATTGGTTGACCTTTTTCCATTCCATCAGGGTATCCAGCGTGGCTATTGGTTTATTGACTTACTCGACTTTCCCTGTTTTTACCGCCTTTTTAGAACCCTATTTTTTTAAGGAAAAACTTTACTTTAAGGATTTTCTCCTGGCCCTGATCACCTTTGGCGGTGTAGTGCTGGTGATCCCCAGTTTTGAAATCGGTAACCAGATGACCCAAGGCGCGCTATGGGGCATTGCCTCAGGAGCAACCTTTGCCATCCTGGCCATCCTCAATCGGAAATATGTCGCTCATTACCAGGGTTCTTTGATTGCGCTGTACCAGGATGTTGTTGCAAGTTTGGTTTTATTGCCCTTTTTTTTCATAATAAGTCCCCATTTAAGTTCCCTGGATTGGGGTCTACTCATTCTGTTAGGAGTTGTTTTCACTGCCTTTTCCCATACTATTTTCATCAATGGTTTACAGACCGTCAAGGCCAAAACGGCTAGTGTCATTGCGAGTTTGGAGCCAGTATATGGCATCCTTGGCGCCATGATCTTGCTCGCCGAGATTCCTAGCTGGCAGGAGGTACTAGGTGGAGCCATCATCCTAGGAACTACTTTTTATGCGACCTATCGACCCGCTTGA
- a CDS encoding alpha/beta hydrolase, with translation MEKYPTINGSRWMLLLIALACACSKTDPSAPPKGFLNESTLKLAYATGALKLIETEPAIPETLLAFKDITYKETIEKNLKVDIYHHRDIQQPTPLLVFIHGGSWKKGDKDDYRRYLVDYAEKGYVTATISYRFSQEAPFPAALDDVTCAIKWLKQHASEYHIDPQKIAVIGGSAGGHLGMMLAYHASDSTYSQPVGCETGVDSKIQALVNLYGPTDLTTPYSVAHPSVIALIGSEYSDTTKTKFEAASPLFFISPDDPPTLIFHGTIDDLVPVSQSDTLQMALTRANVPVYYHRLEGWPHTMDLSLKVNNYCQVQMDAFFAKYLK, from the coding sequence ATGGAAAAATACCCTACTATTAATGGCTCAAGATGGATGCTTTTATTAATTGCGCTTGCCTGTGCTTGTTCAAAGACTGACCCCTCAGCCCCGCCCAAGGGATTCCTCAACGAATCCACCCTAAAACTAGCCTATGCCACCGGCGCCCTCAAACTCATAGAAACGGAGCCCGCCATCCCAGAAACACTCCTTGCCTTTAAGGACATAACCTATAAAGAAACCATTGAGAAAAACTTAAAAGTAGATATTTATCATCATCGGGACATCCAACAACCGACTCCCTTGCTTGTATTTATTCATGGCGGATCGTGGAAAAAAGGAGACAAAGATGATTATCGGAGATATTTGGTTGATTATGCCGAGAAAGGGTATGTCACAGCCACTATTTCCTATCGGTTTTCACAAGAAGCTCCTTTTCCCGCCGCTTTGGATGATGTCACCTGTGCCATTAAATGGTTAAAACAGCATGCGAGTGAATACCATATTGATCCTCAGAAAATTGCTGTAATTGGGGGCTCAGCGGGAGGGCATTTGGGCATGATGTTGGCTTATCATGCCAGTGATTCGACTTATAGTCAACCAGTTGGATGTGAGACTGGAGTCGATAGTAAAATTCAGGCTCTCGTTAATCTTTATGGCCCAACCGACCTGACCACTCCTTATTCGGTAGCCCATCCAAGTGTAATTGCGCTGATCGGCAGCGAATATTCAGACACTACAAAAACAAAATTTGAAGCGGCATCTCCGCTTTTTTTTATTAGCCCTGACGATCCCCCAACCTTGATTTTCCACGGTACGATAGACGATTTAGTGCCGGTAAGTCAGTCTGACACTTTACAAATGGCCCTTACGCGTGCAAACGTCCCCGTTTATTATCATCGGTTGGAAGGATGGCCGCATACCATGGACCTAAGCCTTAAAGTAAACAACTATTGCCAGGTCCAAATGGATGCTTTTTTTGCCAAGTATTTAAAGTGA
- a CDS encoding PKD domain-containing protein codes for MKRLQYLFGLAFSGVFILALVSCEKEEALAPPTADIFRSIVSKQVAFTALTLHADTWSWDFGDGETSTEKNPVHVYAAGGIYNIKLIASNSLGSAEATTQVSLDLTDFEKLTGGASAPNGKTWRISAGHSAKDAIALANASMTSIQDVPAGALGLFLGLGEEYEDEFTFKADGSYIHNNKNGGSFAGLVYATVAQLDIVNITAESQSFGFASAAFTPQAGATFTFTEEKDLAITAVDQNDGKTTTDLVYEGVSTLQFSGNEFIGLMDFHRECIIQEITPEKMRLAMFMSATAGAHFNKPSLVVIFTFEAVP; via the coding sequence ATGAAAAGATTACAGTATTTATTTGGTCTTGCATTTAGTGGGGTATTTATCCTGGCCCTGGTATCATGTGAAAAGGAGGAGGCCTTAGCACCACCAACTGCTGATATTTTCAGGAGCATCGTGTCCAAGCAGGTCGCTTTTACGGCATTGACCCTCCATGCCGATACTTGGTCCTGGGATTTTGGGGATGGAGAAACAAGCACAGAGAAGAACCCTGTTCATGTATATGCAGCAGGTGGTATTTACAACATCAAACTAATCGCTAGTAATAGTTTGGGGAGTGCGGAGGCAACCACGCAGGTTTCACTAGATCTCACTGACTTTGAGAAGTTGACCGGAGGGGCATCGGCGCCCAATGGAAAAACCTGGCGAATAAGTGCGGGACATTCTGCTAAGGATGCCATTGCTTTGGCCAATGCCAGCATGACATCCATTCAGGATGTGCCTGCTGGAGCCTTGGGCCTTTTCCTGGGGTTAGGGGAAGAATATGAAGATGAATTTACCTTTAAAGCTGATGGCAGTTATATTCACAACAATAAAAACGGCGGTTCATTTGCAGGGTTGGTTTATGCAACGGTTGCCCAATTAGATATTGTAAATATAACGGCGGAAAGCCAAAGTTTTGGTTTTGCTTCTGCCGCCTTTACGCCCCAAGCAGGGGCCACTTTTACTTTTACCGAAGAGAAAGACCTGGCCATTACGGCAGTGGATCAAAACGATGGCAAAACGACGACTGATCTCGTCTATGAAGGCGTCAGCACCCTTCAATTTTCTGGTAATGAATTTATTGGCTTAATGGATTTTCACAGAGAATGCATTATCCAGGAAATCACACCTGAGAAAATGCGACTGGCCATGTTTATGTCTGCTACGGCAGGTGCACATTTTAACAAACCTTCACTAGTTGTCATATTTACTTTTGAAGCCGTACCATAA
- a CDS encoding SusC/RagA family TonB-linked outer membrane protein, with translation MQRKIFTLLSSLTEINATTFFKDSRIFSHNFHAVSCFENFSESKVVAFIFFPSLRKKWLLSLSLFSFLCINGLFGTTPFAYSVTGKVSDANGNALLGVTVMVKGTTTGTSTDADGEYRIEVSGADDILVFSYIGFQTSEITVGAQTRIDVLLAENAEILNEVVVTALGLSRQEKSLGFSVERVAGEELSRVSQENVLNSLAGKVAGVTINSTGGTGSSVSMVIRGATSLSSDNQPLFVVDGVPLISTLNNITEFGSRNPVDYGNAISDLNPDDIENVSILKGPSAAALYGSRAGNGVVLITTKSGKKSNGPRVSVSSNTVFDQPYQFFGKQTQFAPGFFSFTPDNFPPGTVLTVNPAEGAGAGIELDKGYFAVQWNSPRDANGVQVPTELVSYPDNVRNFVQTGITSTNTVSVANSNDIMNYRIAYTNMSNRGIIPNADLFRNNLSLSASILATDKLTISSNVNINTTGSNNRPASNRGTNPLEWAYKVPASTNILDLKDYWEPGQEGVQQRTPANGLYDNPYFLANEVKNSFTRDRLFGNVKANLQLTPEFSFMGRYSLDRYSEKRETKIAPSYTRETNNGAYGIVNLANAEQNIDVLATYTKQLTDFNFSLSAGGNVLHSTSSFISNSSKASVGLIVPNVYTVGNIKSGALDFASGRSEKVLYSTYGMANLGWKDMIYLDLTARNDWSSTLPKENQSYFYPSASMSLLASEMFNMGKNVSLLKLRGGWAKVGNDADPYQLYPTYGDIGQWGESTRLSKSGTILTPNLKPEVATSWETGLDVSLFRNRVRLEGTYYQVDNRNQIIRNIPIASSSGFDRININAGLITSKGWELGLGITPLQTTNLSWDLNFNLTRNRTTLQALSDGIDVIKFWDDAKGGSWTFVGDEIGDLYDAAILKVEDPNSPYFGYPIIGGGDYEWQEINVETAKNKIGNYNPDFILGLQNRLSYKRFSLNFTLDWRKGGQFVSQTYRYTAEDASSQHWLDNLINPEGRTGKELRDWLVANEDIYIKNGFHVVGGPTLAYGGFPENFSGVVVNDGTFVPGVVQLPDGTYVENLGENNLIPYLPYVVSYPWGFTKPSTFDADFLKLREISLSYQLSPNALRKIGNIRELSVSVYSRNIVLWTKAKIGIDPERAFQAEASSGNRGTQFKQGIERYNIEPWVLPIGFKLNFTF, from the coding sequence ATGCAACGTAAAATATTTACACTCCTTAGTAGTTTGACGGAAATAAATGCTACCACTTTTTTCAAAGATTCGCGAATATTTTCACACAACTTCCATGCTGTCAGTTGCTTTGAAAATTTTAGCGAATCAAAAGTGGTAGCATTTATTTTTTTTCCGTCCCTTAGGAAAAAATGGCTCTTAAGCCTCTCTCTCTTTTCTTTTTTATGCATCAATGGATTATTTGGAACAACCCCATTTGCCTATTCCGTCACAGGTAAGGTGAGTGATGCCAATGGCAATGCCCTTTTGGGAGTCACTGTTATGGTCAAAGGCACAACGACAGGTACCTCTACGGATGCCGATGGGGAATACCGTATTGAAGTATCAGGAGCAGATGATATTCTGGTCTTCTCCTATATCGGTTTTCAAACCAGTGAAATTACTGTCGGGGCCCAAACCCGCATCGATGTTTTACTCGCTGAAAATGCAGAAATTTTGAATGAAGTGGTGGTGACTGCCTTAGGTCTATCGCGGCAGGAAAAATCCTTGGGTTTTTCGGTGGAAAGAGTAGCGGGCGAAGAGCTCAGTAGGGTCTCTCAAGAAAACGTTTTGAATTCTCTGGCAGGGAAGGTAGCTGGGGTCACCATTAACTCTACTGGTGGCACGGGTTCATCTGTTAGTATGGTTATTCGGGGGGCAACCTCTCTAAGTAGCGATAACCAGCCACTGTTTGTAGTAGATGGGGTCCCACTTATTAGTACTTTAAATAATATCACGGAATTTGGTAGTAGAAACCCCGTTGATTATGGCAATGCTATATCGGATTTGAACCCGGATGACATTGAAAACGTGTCTATCTTAAAAGGGCCAAGTGCTGCTGCCTTGTATGGCTCACGAGCGGGGAACGGCGTTGTTTTAATCACCACCAAATCTGGTAAAAAGAGCAATGGTCCCAGGGTATCCGTCAGTTCGAATACGGTGTTTGACCAACCCTACCAATTTTTTGGTAAACAAACCCAATTTGCACCAGGTTTTTTCTCTTTCACCCCAGACAATTTTCCTCCAGGTACCGTCCTTACGGTCAATCCTGCCGAAGGAGCTGGCGCCGGCATTGAGTTGGACAAAGGGTATTTTGCTGTGCAATGGAACAGCCCCAGAGATGCCAATGGGGTACAGGTGCCTACCGAATTGGTATCTTATCCAGATAATGTGAGAAATTTTGTCCAGACGGGTATTACCTCAACTAATACGGTTTCGGTAGCCAATAGCAATGATATCATGAATTATCGGATCGCTTATACCAATATGAGCAATAGAGGCATTATTCCCAATGCTGATTTGTTTAGGAATAACCTATCCTTGAGTGCTTCTATTTTGGCAACCGACAAATTGACGATCAGCAGTAATGTCAACATAAATACCACTGGCTCTAACAATCGGCCAGCAAGTAATAGAGGGACCAACCCTCTTGAATGGGCTTATAAAGTACCGGCTAGTACCAATATCCTGGATTTAAAGGACTATTGGGAGCCAGGCCAAGAGGGCGTTCAGCAAAGAACACCTGCCAATGGCTTATATGATAATCCCTATTTTTTGGCCAACGAGGTCAAGAATAGCTTTACGAGAGATCGCCTATTTGGAAATGTGAAGGCCAATCTTCAACTCACTCCCGAATTTAGCTTCATGGGGCGTTATTCACTGGACAGATATAGTGAAAAACGCGAAACTAAAATTGCACCGAGCTATACTCGCGAAACGAATAATGGTGCCTATGGCATCGTTAATCTGGCCAATGCGGAACAAAACATAGATGTACTGGCGACGTATACCAAGCAATTAACTGACTTTAATTTCTCTTTGTCTGCCGGCGGAAATGTATTGCACAGTACCAGTTCCTTTATCAGCAATTCTTCCAAGGCATCTGTTGGCCTAATTGTACCCAATGTTTACACGGTAGGTAATATCAAATCAGGAGCCTTGGATTTTGCCAGTGGGCGATCTGAAAAGGTGCTCTATAGTACATATGGAATGGCAAATCTGGGCTGGAAAGATATGATCTACCTGGATTTAACGGCTCGTAATGACTGGTCAAGTACCCTTCCTAAAGAGAACCAGTCCTATTTTTACCCTTCCGCTTCGATGAGCTTACTGGCCAGTGAAATGTTTAACATGGGCAAAAATGTAAGCTTGCTTAAATTGAGAGGTGGTTGGGCCAAGGTGGGGAACGATGCCGACCCTTACCAGTTATATCCTACCTATGGCGATATTGGCCAATGGGGCGAATCAACGCGATTGAGCAAGTCGGGAACCATTCTAACGCCCAATTTGAAGCCAGAGGTGGCAACCTCTTGGGAAACAGGGCTTGATGTCAGCTTATTCCGAAATAGGGTTCGATTGGAGGGTACCTATTACCAGGTAGATAATCGCAACCAGATCATCAGGAATATTCCTATCGCAAGTTCTTCAGGTTTTGATAGAATAAATATTAATGCTGGATTGATTACCAGCAAAGGATGGGAATTGGGATTAGGCATAACTCCTTTGCAAACCACCAACCTATCTTGGGATCTCAATTTCAATTTGACACGAAATAGAACGACGCTCCAAGCGTTATCCGATGGCATTGATGTGATTAAATTCTGGGATGATGCCAAAGGCGGATCATGGACCTTTGTGGGAGATGAAATTGGCGATCTTTATGATGCAGCCATCCTTAAAGTGGAGGACCCGAATTCGCCTTATTTTGGTTATCCCATTATCGGTGGCGGAGATTATGAGTGGCAGGAAATTAATGTGGAAACGGCTAAAAATAAGATCGGAAATTATAATCCGGATTTTATTTTGGGACTCCAAAACAGGCTTTCCTATAAGCGATTTTCCTTGAATTTTACCTTGGATTGGCGAAAAGGAGGACAATTTGTTTCGCAAACCTATCGCTACACAGCCGAGGATGCCAGTTCACAACACTGGCTGGATAACTTAATTAACCCAGAAGGGCGCACCGGTAAAGAACTACGCGATTGGTTGGTAGCCAATGAAGATATTTATATCAAAAATGGTTTTCATGTGGTAGGAGGGCCAACCTTAGCCTACGGCGGTTTTCCCGAAAATTTTAGTGGGGTAGTGGTGAATGATGGTACTTTTGTACCTGGGGTCGTTCAATTGCCTGATGGAACCTATGTAGAAAATTTGGGAGAAAACAACTTGATTCCCTATTTACCTTATGTCGTTAGTTATCCTTGGGGATTTACCAAGCCATCAACCTTTGATGCCGATTTTTTAAAGCTAAGAGAAATCTCCCTTAGTTACCAACTTTCTCCCAATGCGCTCCGGAAAATTGGCAATATCAGAGAACTAAGCGTATCTGTCTACAGTCGAAACATTGTTTTATGGACCAAAGCCAAGATTGGTATCGACCCAGAAAGGGCTTTCCAAGCTGAGGCTTCTTCCGGAAAC